A portion of the Sulfuriferula sp. AH1 genome contains these proteins:
- a CDS encoding Crp/Fnr family transcriptional regulator, with protein sequence MKTDVNRPKVPNEVVEGRANCAQCPIRSQTLFADLPDSALDQIRIAIDNVSYPAHTTLFKAGARDGALFSIRQGKIKLVRQLPNGTLRTVRLLRQGDTLGLEAMQNLPYRHSAIAVTEVRICRIPMAVIHTLKQQHPELERQLIMRMQQQLDTADQFITDFSTGTAEARVARLLLFLESTSTGVYCELLGREEMASILGITTETASRIMADFRRRGLVSGVINVSLSCDQTQLQQIALDM encoded by the coding sequence AAGACAGATGTAAACAGACCGAAAGTCCCGAACGAGGTTGTGGAAGGTCGTGCAAATTGCGCACAGTGCCCTATCCGCAGCCAGACGTTATTTGCCGACCTGCCGGACAGCGCGCTGGATCAGATCCGCATCGCCATAGACAACGTCAGTTACCCTGCGCACACGACCCTATTCAAGGCCGGGGCAAGGGATGGCGCGCTATTCTCCATCCGTCAGGGCAAGATCAAACTGGTTCGGCAATTGCCGAATGGCACCCTGCGTACTGTGCGTCTATTGCGCCAAGGCGATACGCTCGGTCTGGAGGCCATGCAGAATCTCCCTTACCGCCACAGCGCCATTGCGGTGACCGAAGTCAGAATCTGCCGCATCCCGATGGCAGTGATACACACGCTTAAACAGCAGCATCCGGAATTGGAACGGCAGTTGATCATGCGCATGCAACAGCAGCTGGACACAGCCGATCAGTTTATTACTGATTTTTCCACCGGCACCGCCGAGGCCAGAGTAGCGAGACTGCTGCTGTTCCTGGAGAGCACCAGCACCGGAGTATATTGCGAACTGCTGGGGCGGGAAGAAATGGCAAGCATACTGGGCATTACCACGGAAACAGCCAGCCGCATCATGGCCGACTTTCGGCGCAGGGGCCTGGTCAGTGGTGTCATCAACGTCAGCCTCTCCTGCGATCAGACGCAGCTACAGCAGATTGCGCTGGATATGTAG